The following are encoded together in the Deltaproteobacteria bacterium genome:
- a CDS encoding M23 family metallopeptidase, whose protein sequence is MLEEALLGRRLRAAPWVVITDPQSLATAHRLRDRYLRPMGHARVGSGETVSLTRQFTILRPAELPDALRVTVAFDGGAASRTFAVQTFAGRTPLRLPVAGHWQVLSGHRFDEPHGQALLLSQSFAYDLAVAGPEGLTHAGDRRMNAAYHAHGRPVLAAADGEVVLTLDGQPENEPVGRRPELEALLRSPLATGGNLVVLRHASGEHTAYFHLRPGLGVRRGQLVRAGDRLGACGNSGNSAEPHLHLQLQDGPDPMRARGLPARFGDFTMRFGQLALYVPPEQPMPLPTGLLVHPGRLEGAIDIGQLTRRSGGY, encoded by the coding sequence GTGCTCGAGGAGGCGCTGCTCGGCCGGAGACTGCGCGCCGCACCGTGGGTCGTGATCACCGACCCCCAGAGCCTCGCCACCGCGCATCGCCTGCGTGACCGGTATCTGCGCCCCATGGGCCACGCCCGCGTGGGCTCCGGCGAGACGGTCTCGCTCACGCGGCAGTTCACCATCCTGCGCCCCGCCGAGCTCCCCGACGCGCTGCGCGTCACCGTGGCCTTCGACGGGGGGGCGGCCAGTCGCACCTTCGCCGTGCAGACCTTCGCCGGACGCACGCCACTGCGGCTCCCCGTGGCCGGCCACTGGCAAGTGCTGTCGGGGCATCGTTTCGATGAGCCACACGGGCAGGCCCTGCTCCTCTCGCAGAGCTTCGCCTACGACCTGGCAGTGGCCGGGCCCGAGGGGCTCACGCACGCGGGCGATAGGCGCATGAACGCCGCGTACCACGCGCACGGCCGACCCGTGCTGGCGGCCGCCGACGGAGAGGTCGTGCTGACGCTGGACGGCCAGCCCGAGAACGAGCCGGTCGGACGCCGCCCCGAGCTGGAGGCGCTCCTCCGCAGCCCGCTCGCCACGGGAGGCAATCTGGTCGTGCTGCGGCACGCGAGCGGCGAGCACACGGCGTATTTCCACCTGCGACCGGGCCTCGGCGTGCGCCGGGGCCAACTGGTTCGCGCGGGCGATCGCCTGGGTGCATGCGGCAACAGCGGCAACTCGGCCGAGCCGCACCTGCACCTCCAGCTGCAGGACGGTCCAGACCCGATGCGGGCCCGCGGCCTGCCCGCGCGCTTCGGAGACTTCACCATGCGCTTCGGTCAGCTCGCGCTCTACGTTCCTCCCGAACAGCCGATGCCGCTCCCGACGGGCCTGCTCGTCCACCCCGGTCGCCTCGAGGGCGCCATCGACATCGGACAATTGACGCGACGGAGCGGGGGTTACTAA
- a CDS encoding sigma-54-dependent Fis family transcriptional regulator yields MLDILLVDDEPTIRLSLGDRLRREGYHVTLATTGRQALSLLGAARYDVVVTDIRLPEVDGLTIFRHLRAESPATDVVLMTAYGAVSEAVGALREGALDYLTKPFDEDELVVRVARVAERRGLQRALEAARDELAHCRTAGGIVSRSPAMAATLQRVDALSSGETPVLIVGESGTGKELLARRIHESSPRRKMPFVVINCSAFPDTLLEAELFGYEKGAFTGALRRREGRFSAADGGTLFLDEVGELPASAQAKLLRVVEDGLVEPLGTNQAVKVDVRLVSATHRNLRQMIEQGRFRQDLYFRLNALGVTVPPLRERPGDLSLLVEHFLRQSVPADRPLPSITPRAWAALASYAFPGNVRELRHAITQAVLLARDEPVDLAHLPADIAGGAPESDDPGLSVVPLTAALRSFEREYLQRVLASTSGRRAEAAALLGISRKTLWEKLRSHALCQGDEDP; encoded by the coding sequence TTGCTTGACATCTTGCTCGTAGACGACGAGCCCACGATCCGCCTGTCGCTCGGCGACAGACTGCGGCGCGAGGGTTACCACGTCACGCTGGCCACCACCGGCCGGCAGGCGCTCTCGCTGCTCGGCGCCGCCCGCTACGACGTGGTCGTCACCGACATCCGCCTGCCCGAGGTGGATGGGCTGACCATCTTCCGGCACCTGCGCGCCGAGTCGCCCGCCACCGATGTGGTCCTCATGACCGCCTACGGCGCCGTCTCCGAGGCTGTCGGGGCGCTGCGTGAAGGGGCCCTCGACTACCTCACCAAGCCCTTCGACGAGGACGAGCTGGTCGTGCGCGTGGCGCGTGTGGCCGAACGGCGTGGCCTCCAGCGCGCGCTCGAGGCGGCCCGCGACGAGCTCGCCCACTGCCGCACGGCCGGCGGCATCGTCTCCCGCTCCCCCGCCATGGCCGCCACGCTCCAGCGCGTGGACGCGCTCTCGAGCGGCGAGACGCCGGTCCTGATCGTGGGGGAGAGCGGAACCGGCAAGGAGCTCCTGGCCCGCCGGATCCACGAGTCGAGCCCGCGCCGCAAGATGCCCTTCGTGGTGATCAACTGCAGCGCCTTCCCCGACACGCTGCTCGAGGCGGAGCTCTTCGGCTACGAGAAGGGCGCCTTCACCGGCGCGCTCAGGCGGCGCGAGGGCCGCTTCAGCGCGGCCGACGGAGGCACGCTCTTTCTCGACGAGGTGGGAGAGCTCCCGGCCTCGGCGCAGGCGAAGCTGCTGCGGGTGGTAGAGGACGGCCTGGTGGAGCCCCTCGGCACCAACCAGGCGGTCAAGGTGGACGTGCGCCTCGTCTCGGCCACGCACCGCAACCTGCGCCAGATGATCGAGCAGGGTCGCTTTCGCCAGGACCTCTACTTCCGGCTGAACGCCCTCGGCGTGACCGTCCCGCCGCTGCGCGAGCGGCCGGGCGACCTGTCGCTGCTCGTCGAGCACTTCCTGCGCCAGAGCGTGCCCGCCGACCGCCCGCTCCCCTCGATCACGCCCCGCGCCTGGGCCGCGCTCGCCTCGTACGCCTTCCCCGGCAACGTCCGCGAGCTGCGGCACGCCATCACGCAGGCCGTGCTGCTCGCCCGGGACGAGCCCGTCGACCTCGCGCACCTTCCGGCCGACATCGCCGGGGGCGCCCCCGAGAGCGACGACCCGGGGCTCTCCGTGGTGCCGCTGACAGCGGCTTTGCGCTCCTTCGAACGCGAGTACCTGCAACGCGTCCTCGCCAGCACGTCCGGCCGCCGCGCCGAGGCTGCCGCGCTGCTCGGTATCTCCCGCAAGACCCTCTGGGAGAAGCTCCGCAGCCACGCGCTCTGCCAGGGAGACGAGGACCCCTAA
- a CDS encoding HAMP domain-containing histidine kinase encodes MFRERNEPEGPRGQIVGRTAAVRDTQDAVYAACRVGGLVAGVSYALLAQGHAAERQAALYAFGAFALYSALLYAAGWRLLRSPAKGTFYGVAFGLDLVFVAALVALTGGAESPFYRALYLWTAMAAFYHGLRIGTGASLLAVAVYGAFQLREGFPGETWTTAVTSAGLLVHGPLVGYVAAELRQRAEALRVAHLELRAATDQLAEDQAQLVQAEKLSSIGLLVAGVAHEVNNPLQGVIGCARSLASGQVAEERRSEYHQAMLDGLDRIRLAVEGLLDYSRRRDLNPTLLDARELLTSSVRMVTPGLREKNTAVRTRAPDTPVWVFADRAQLLQALVNLLMNAVYASPPGEAIDAEVEVSSGRALLRFIDRGAGIPAELLPRVTEPFFTTKPPGEGTGLGLAITNTVARSHGGELCIESLPGRPTSVTLWLPQAEGPTLA; translated from the coding sequence ATGTTTCGAGAGCGTAACGAGCCTGAAGGGCCTCGCGGCCAGATCGTCGGCCGGACCGCCGCGGTTCGCGACACCCAGGACGCCGTCTACGCCGCGTGCCGGGTCGGCGGGCTGGTCGCGGGCGTCTCGTACGCGCTCCTCGCGCAGGGCCACGCGGCCGAGCGCCAGGCCGCGCTCTACGCCTTCGGCGCCTTCGCCCTCTACAGCGCGCTGCTCTACGCGGCCGGCTGGCGCCTCCTCCGCTCCCCGGCCAAGGGCACCTTCTACGGCGTGGCGTTCGGCCTCGACCTCGTCTTCGTGGCGGCGCTCGTCGCGCTCACGGGCGGCGCCGAGAGCCCCTTCTACCGCGCGCTCTACCTCTGGACCGCGATGGCGGCCTTCTATCACGGGCTGCGGATCGGCACCGGCGCGTCGCTGCTCGCCGTGGCGGTCTACGGCGCCTTCCAGCTCCGCGAGGGTTTCCCCGGCGAGACGTGGACCACCGCCGTCACCTCCGCGGGCCTCCTCGTGCACGGGCCGCTCGTGGGGTACGTCGCGGCCGAGCTCCGGCAGCGGGCCGAGGCGCTCCGCGTCGCGCACCTCGAGCTGCGCGCGGCGACCGACCAGCTCGCCGAGGATCAAGCGCAGCTCGTGCAGGCCGAGAAGCTCTCCTCGATCGGCCTCCTCGTGGCGGGGGTGGCCCACGAGGTGAACAACCCGCTACAAGGGGTGATCGGCTGCGCCCGCTCTCTCGCCTCGGGACAGGTGGCCGAGGAACGCCGCAGCGAGTACCACCAGGCCATGCTGGACGGCCTGGACCGCATCCGGCTCGCCGTGGAGGGGCTCCTCGACTACTCGCGACGCCGGGACCTCAACCCGACGCTGCTCGACGCGCGCGAGCTCCTCACCTCGTCGGTGCGCATGGTCACGCCGGGACTGCGCGAGAAGAACACTGCCGTTCGCACCCGGGCTCCGGACACGCCGGTCTGGGTCTTCGCCGACCGCGCCCAGCTCCTCCAGGCGCTCGTCAACCTGCTCATGAACGCCGTGTACGCCTCGCCCCCGGGCGAGGCCATCGACGCCGAGGTCGAGGTCTCGTCGGGACGCGCGCTCTTGCGGTTCATCGACCGCGGCGCGGGGATTCCCGCCGAGCTCCTGCCGCGCGTGACGGAGCCGTTCTTCACCACCAAGCCGCCGGGCGAAGGAACGGGCCTCGGGCTGGCCATCACCAACACCGTGGCGCGCAGTCACGGCGGCGAGCTCTGCATCGAGAGCCTTCCCGGTCGTCCCACCAGCGTCACCCTGTGGCTGCCACAGGCGGAGGGTCCCACCCTTGCTTGA
- a CDS encoding c-type cytochrome translates to MAGGAKPTATLRLGALLWAFAALALALTASLALLAANEEGSEWRTLQRRYRELARAAGGGALPVRVRQLYKPALGVVDRCVSCHLGMGEAKPVAGHPVFSAHPPLPHRVRDFGCTVCHGGQGRATRTAAAHGQVRFWDEPLLERAHLQAGCGSCHTHLPTADPALVARGRALVLGAGCLGCHRVGERGSSRAPALTFVGLRGYRAEWHTHHVEQQATAQRGLFKEVPFSPLGDDELAALKAFLTVQVGAPRLIEGKLLSLSLGCRGCHRVGGVGGEEGVPLDGLGRKAARELDYRGVRGPHTLANWLREHFLDPARVVPGSEMPRLGLKPQEAERLTTYMLSLRAVPLPAKWTPKDRARGEQLGERDFPTDGASLYRAFCVACHGPEGRGLARTFGKVTVEFPALANPEFLALADDPFLRGTMARGRPGRRMPAWAKLEGGLRPVELDALVAYVRSLGPGVASFEQVMAETPDPTRGRARFATSCAPCHGAAGEGTAIGPPLAAADNPVTKSENRIYGTLAMGVAGTAMGAFRRFDARELRAVIAAVRELPERAELSRARWKAVAGEPSRGAALFKQHCATCHGERGEGKTGPSIGTPAFLEVARDGYLTGTIVRGREGRRMPGFGQAGKEHKRLLAGEVADLVAFLRARAPAVGSSQRTR, encoded by the coding sequence ATGGCTGGCGGCGCGAAACCCACGGCGACCTTGCGGCTCGGCGCCCTGCTCTGGGCCTTTGCAGCGCTCGCGCTGGCGCTCACGGCCAGCCTCGCGCTCCTCGCGGCGAACGAGGAGGGCTCGGAGTGGCGCACGCTGCAGCGGCGGTATCGAGAGCTCGCGCGCGCGGCCGGCGGCGGGGCGCTCCCGGTACGGGTGCGGCAGCTCTACAAGCCGGCGCTCGGCGTGGTGGACCGCTGCGTCTCCTGCCACCTCGGCATGGGCGAGGCCAAGCCGGTCGCTGGGCACCCGGTCTTCTCGGCGCACCCGCCGCTCCCCCACCGCGTGCGCGACTTCGGCTGCACCGTCTGTCACGGCGGACAAGGGCGCGCGACCCGTACGGCCGCGGCGCACGGTCAGGTGCGCTTCTGGGACGAGCCGCTGCTCGAGCGGGCGCACCTTCAGGCGGGGTGCGGAAGCTGTCACACCCATCTGCCCACGGCGGATCCCGCGCTGGTCGCGAGAGGACGCGCGCTCGTCCTCGGGGCCGGGTGTCTCGGCTGCCACCGCGTGGGAGAGCGCGGGAGCTCGCGTGCGCCCGCGCTCACCTTTGTCGGGCTGCGCGGTTACCGGGCCGAATGGCACACGCACCACGTCGAGCAGCAGGCGACCGCCCAGCGGGGCCTCTTCAAGGAGGTGCCGTTCTCGCCCCTCGGCGACGACGAGCTGGCCGCGCTCAAGGCCTTCCTCACGGTGCAGGTGGGGGCGCCGCGCCTGATCGAAGGGAAGCTCCTGAGTCTCTCTCTCGGCTGTCGCGGGTGTCACCGCGTCGGGGGCGTGGGGGGGGAGGAAGGGGTTCCGCTCGACGGACTCGGGCGCAAGGCGGCCCGCGAGCTGGACTACCGGGGCGTGCGCGGTCCGCACACGCTCGCGAACTGGCTGCGCGAGCATTTCCTCGACCCCGCGCGCGTCGTTCCCGGGAGCGAGATGCCGCGGCTCGGGTTGAAGCCGCAAGAGGCCGAGCGGCTCACGACCTACATGCTCTCGCTGCGGGCCGTGCCCCTGCCGGCGAAGTGGACCCCCAAGGACCGAGCCCGCGGGGAGCAACTCGGGGAGCGGGACTTCCCCACCGACGGAGCGTCGCTCTACCGCGCGTTCTGTGTCGCCTGCCACGGTCCCGAGGGGCGGGGGCTCGCGCGCACCTTCGGCAAGGTCACCGTCGAGTTCCCGGCGCTGGCGAACCCCGAGTTTCTGGCGCTGGCGGACGATCCGTTTCTGCGAGGGACCATGGCGCGCGGCAGACCGGGGCGCCGGATGCCCGCGTGGGCCAAGCTCGAGGGCGGCCTGCGCCCCGTCGAGCTGGACGCGCTGGTCGCGTACGTGAGGAGCCTCGGGCCCGGCGTCGCCTCGTTCGAGCAGGTGATGGCCGAGACGCCGGACCCGACCCGCGGTCGCGCACGTTTCGCCACGAGCTGCGCGCCCTGCCACGGCGCCGCCGGCGAGGGGACCGCGATCGGGCCGCCGCTCGCCGCCGCGGACAACCCGGTGACGAAGAGCGAGAACCGCATCTACGGCACGCTCGCCATGGGGGTGGCCGGGACGGCCATGGGGGCCTTTCGTCGGTTCGACGCCCGCGAGCTGCGGGCGGTGATCGCCGCCGTGCGCGAGCTCCCGGAGCGCGCCGAGCTCTCTCGCGCGCGCTGGAAGGCCGTGGCCGGGGAGCCCTCGCGCGGGGCGGCCCTCTTCAAGCAGCACTGCGCCACTTGTCACGGCGAGCGCGGCGAGGGGAAGACGGGGCCCTCGATAGGCACCCCGGCGTTCCTCGAGGTCGCGCGGGACGGCTATCTCACGGGGACGATCGTGCGCGGCCGCGAGGGGCGGCGGATGCCGGGCTTCGGCCAGGCGGGCAAGGAGCACAAGAGACTGCTGGCGGGCGAGGTGGCGGACCTCGTCGCGTTCCTGCGCGCGCGGGCTCCGGCGGTGGGGTCGTCACAGCGAACCCGTTGA
- a CDS encoding Rieske 2Fe-2S domain-containing protein produces the protein MALVDDLKEPLEVEERERRRFLALLGGGALGLASLGSTLLTLRFLWPPVEYEEESRFPLGRAESFTPNTVVAIPTHRVYVVRTDEGLYALSAVCTHLGCITRYDPAKRGISCPCHGSRFTEKGEVVGGPAPRPLHRLALLLEDGVVWVDTSKRVSTDALLRVA, from the coding sequence ATGGCACTAGTGGACGACCTCAAGGAACCCCTGGAGGTGGAGGAGCGGGAGCGTCGAAGGTTTCTCGCGCTCCTCGGCGGCGGCGCGCTGGGCCTCGCCTCGCTCGGCTCGACCCTCCTCACGCTGCGCTTCCTCTGGCCCCCCGTGGAGTACGAAGAGGAGAGCCGCTTCCCGCTCGGGCGGGCCGAGTCCTTCACGCCGAACACCGTGGTCGCGATCCCGACCCACCGGGTCTACGTGGTGCGCACCGACGAGGGGCTCTACGCCCTCTCCGCAGTCTGCACGCACCTCGGCTGCATCACGCGCTACGACCCCGCGAAGCGCGGCATCTCCTGCCCGTGCCACGGCAGCCGCTTCACCGAGAAGGGCGAGGTCGTGGGGGGGCCCGCGCCGCGCCCCCTGCACCGCCTGGCGCTGCTCCTCGAGGACGGCGTGGTCTGGGTGGACACGAGCAAGCGCGTCTCGACCGACGCGCTCTTGAGGGTCGCCTGA
- a CDS encoding FAD-dependent oxidoreductase, translating into MTTMQTQTQTTRVPCRAACPVGTHGGGYAAFLAEGDVAGAYHVLRRSNPFAGVCAHICPRPCERACRRSALDVPLELRRLGRFLDEVAAASSCGSPQAILEQLDRPRPRAEAGGRVAVVGAGPAGLACAHDLRLMGHEVVVFERRAEPGGLMRYGVPAFRLPREVVEREVSFILSLGAEVRSGAAVGRDLPLQRLLAEHDAVYLATGCPAGPPRLLPGSDLPGVLSGVEFMALVALGKAPELLGPVAVLGASQLACDVARTVLRLFAASGQSPGGAARRTLGVELVATASDSVLRGEVPDFVAAEEEGVRLLGDRRVVGIREGGGRVVGLATVLEPGSRAPRNAVRRRPFHTSSELPVATVILADGRRPELSFLDAELAAAVTEQGFVRASRESGETAVSGLYAGGDVAFGPRSVVEAVADGRRAALAIDTRLTGRLEVSRAHEVVTVVLDADEASVVAEERDDAPVEFPGRLPIEERTLLREVELPIPVASARAEGRRCLRCWIDATFQASALAGNECLHCGGCVEICPQSCIDLEALRLRAASCGDRFVELDARLRGVGGETSAGDLPRKDDSTCIRCGLCVLRCPSGVVLLRATCPREEWELLAHLPSRSGRSPTWH; encoded by the coding sequence GTGACGACGATGCAGACGCAGACGCAAACGACCAGGGTCCCCTGCCGGGCGGCCTGTCCGGTGGGCACGCACGGGGGGGGCTACGCCGCGTTTCTCGCCGAGGGGGACGTGGCCGGCGCGTACCACGTTCTGCGGCGGAGCAACCCCTTCGCGGGGGTCTGCGCCCACATCTGCCCGCGCCCCTGCGAACGCGCGTGTCGCCGATCCGCACTGGATGTGCCGCTCGAGCTTCGACGCCTCGGGCGCTTCCTCGACGAGGTCGCCGCCGCGTCGAGCTGCGGGTCCCCCCAGGCGATCCTCGAGCAGCTCGACCGTCCTCGTCCCCGGGCCGAGGCCGGTGGTCGGGTGGCCGTCGTCGGTGCCGGTCCGGCGGGGCTCGCCTGCGCGCACGACCTGCGACTCATGGGCCACGAGGTGGTGGTCTTCGAGCGGCGCGCGGAGCCGGGCGGCTTGATGCGCTACGGTGTGCCGGCCTTTCGCCTGCCGCGCGAGGTGGTCGAGCGCGAGGTCTCCTTCATCCTGTCGCTCGGGGCGGAGGTGCGGTCCGGAGCCGCGGTCGGACGCGATCTCCCGCTGCAGCGGCTCCTCGCTGAGCACGACGCGGTCTACCTGGCCACCGGCTGCCCGGCTGGCCCGCCGCGCCTCTTGCCCGGCTCGGACCTTCCCGGCGTGCTCTCGGGGGTCGAGTTCATGGCTCTCGTCGCGCTCGGCAAGGCCCCCGAGCTCCTCGGTCCAGTGGCCGTGCTCGGCGCGTCGCAGCTCGCGTGCGACGTGGCCCGAACGGTCCTCCGGCTCTTCGCGGCGAGCGGTCAGTCGCCTGGCGGGGCGGCGCGCCGGACTCTGGGGGTCGAGCTCGTCGCCACGGCCTCCGATTCGGTCCTGCGCGGCGAGGTGCCCGACTTCGTGGCGGCCGAGGAGGAGGGGGTGCGGCTCCTCGGTGATCGCCGGGTGGTGGGCATCCGCGAGGGGGGCGGGCGTGTCGTCGGGCTGGCCACGGTGCTCGAGCCGGGGTCGCGCGCGCCCCGCAACGCCGTGCGGCGCAGGCCCTTCCACACCTCCTCGGAGCTGCCGGTGGCGACGGTCATCCTGGCCGACGGCAGGCGCCCCGAGCTCTCCTTCCTCGACGCGGAGCTGGCGGCGGCGGTGACCGAGCAGGGCTTCGTGCGCGCGAGCCGGGAGAGCGGAGAGACCGCGGTGTCGGGCCTTTACGCCGGAGGGGATGTGGCCTTCGGTCCCCGCAGCGTGGTCGAGGCCGTCGCCGACGGACGCCGCGCTGCGCTGGCCATCGACACGCGTCTCACGGGACGGCTCGAGGTGTCGCGGGCGCACGAGGTCGTGACGGTGGTGCTCGACGCCGACGAGGCGAGCGTCGTCGCGGAGGAGCGGGACGACGCGCCGGTCGAGTTTCCGGGCCGCCTCCCCATCGAGGAGCGAACCCTCCTGCGCGAGGTGGAGCTCCCCATCCCCGTCGCGAGCGCGCGCGCCGAAGGCCGGCGGTGCCTCCGCTGCTGGATCGACGCCACGTTCCAGGCCTCCGCGCTGGCGGGCAACGAGTGCCTTCACTGCGGCGGCTGCGTGGAGATCTGCCCGCAGAGCTGCATCGATCTGGAGGCGCTCCGGCTGCGGGCCGCGTCGTGCGGTGACCGCTTCGTCGAGCTCGACGCGCGCCTCCGCGGCGTGGGCGGCGAGACGTCGGCGGGCGACCTGCCGCGCAAGGACGACAGCACCTGCATCCGGTGTGGGCTCTGCGTGCTCCGCTGTCCGTCAGGGGTCGTGCTCCTGCGCGCGACCTGCCCGCGCGAGGAATGGGAGCTGCTCGCGCACCTGCCCTCGCGCTCGGGAAGGAGCCCCACATGGCACTAG
- a CDS encoding ester cyclase, producing MSTLANKSAAMRFYEEVLNRRQLHLIDELVAQEWVDHNPDPGTKPGAAGLKGMFREVLEAFPDLRVTVHSLVAEGDKVGVYVSFEGTHLAAYMGLPATGRQVSVTGFDWMRFAGGKAAERWGVFDQVGMMQQLGAMPGPTPGDLKATSRRYYEALDKTKGDVGALVGNYLHANCVTHFGGQPHPLDVEGVQGLARSFWTAFPDLVHTIKDQVCEGDRVFTRMTAKATHKGEFAGARATNKVCEIDVISAQQYTEGKIVEQWVQIDLLGLLSQIGLVPPPK from the coding sequence ATGAGCACGCTCGCTAACAAGTCGGCTGCGATGCGGTTTTACGAAGAGGTGCTGAACCGAAGGCAGCTCCACCTCATCGATGAGCTCGTTGCGCAGGAGTGGGTCGACCACAATCCGGACCCCGGAACGAAGCCCGGCGCTGCCGGCCTCAAAGGGATGTTTCGCGAGGTGCTCGAGGCCTTCCCCGACCTCAGGGTCACCGTCCACTCCCTCGTCGCAGAGGGAGACAAGGTCGGCGTGTACGTGTCGTTCGAGGGCACGCACCTCGCCGCGTACATGGGTCTCCCCGCGACGGGGCGGCAGGTCTCCGTCACGGGCTTCGATTGGATGCGGTTCGCGGGCGGCAAGGCCGCCGAGCGCTGGGGCGTCTTCGATCAGGTGGGGATGATGCAGCAGCTCGGCGCGATGCCCGGTCCGACGCCCGGCGACCTGAAGGCGACGTCGCGGCGCTACTACGAGGCGCTCGACAAGACCAAGGGCGACGTCGGGGCGCTCGTCGGTAATTACCTCCACGCGAACTGCGTCACCCATTTCGGGGGCCAGCCGCACCCGCTCGACGTCGAGGGCGTGCAGGGTCTGGCGCGGAGCTTCTGGACTGCCTTTCCCGACCTCGTGCACACCATCAAAGATCAGGTCTGCGAAGGCGACCGCGTGTTCACCCGCATGACGGCCAAGGCCACCCACAAAGGGGAGTTCGCCGGGGCGCGCGCCACGAACAAGGTGTGTGAGATCGACGTGATCTCGGCGCAGCAGTACACCGAGGGCAAGATCGTCGAGCAGTGGGTCCAAATCGACCTGCTGGGGCTTCTCTCGCAGATCGGTCTCGTCCCCCCCCCGAAGTAG
- a CDS encoding cytochrome b N-terminal domain-containing protein produces the protein MGAFLERIARSRVYRSIVRHGAPTTNRNRALLVFSNLFLHVHPVKVRLRAIAFPRTFYLGGLSLICFLILTVTGVLLMFYYRPSVPHAYHDMKELEFAVAYGLFLRNLHRWAAHAMVALVFLHMVVVFLRGAYRPPREFNWVIGVVLFVLTILGSYTGYLLPWDQLALWAVTVGTNMARSAPVVGEGIQRLLVGGETIGEAALVRFYVLHCVVILLLLLVGIALHIWRIRKDGGIYLPPRRRE, from the coding sequence ATGGGCGCCTTCCTCGAGCGCATCGCTCGCAGCCGCGTCTATCGATCGATCGTCCGGCACGGGGCGCCGACGACGAACCGCAACCGGGCGCTGCTCGTCTTCTCTAACCTGTTTCTGCACGTCCACCCCGTGAAGGTGCGGCTGCGCGCCATCGCGTTCCCGCGCACCTTCTACCTCGGCGGCCTCTCGCTGATCTGCTTTCTCATCCTCACCGTGACCGGCGTGCTGCTGATGTTCTACTACCGGCCGTCGGTGCCGCACGCCTATCACGACATGAAGGAGCTCGAATTCGCCGTCGCGTACGGGCTGTTTCTGCGCAACCTGCACCGCTGGGCCGCGCACGCCATGGTCGCGCTGGTCTTCCTGCACATGGTGGTGGTCTTTCTGCGCGGCGCGTATCGCCCGCCGCGCGAGTTCAACTGGGTCATCGGGGTCGTCCTCTTCGTGCTGACGATTCTCGGCTCGTACACCGGTTACCTCTTGCCATGGGATCAACTCGCGCTCTGGGCCGTCACCGTCGGCACGAATATGGCGCGGTCGGCTCCGGTGGTGGGCGAGGGGATCCAGCGACTCCTCGTCGGAGGAGAGACGATCGGCGAGGCCGCGCTGGTGCGTTTCTACGTGCTCCACTGCGTGGTGATCTTGTTGCTCCTGCTGGTGGGGATCGCGCTCCACATCTGGCGCATCCGCAAAGACGGCGGCATCTACTTGCCCCCCCGACGGAGAGAGTGA
- a CDS encoding carboxypeptidase regulatory-like domain-containing protein translates to MPSRCCTPIATRTLGLLPGALTFVVALLAAVSPSRRAAAADATGTISGEVAARSPKLKAGVVVYLEKVPGASTRPGAPVTMDQRKMVFLPHVLPIVRGTTVRFLNSDDVRHNIFTPDGDKYNLGTWPKGEVRVRTFTRPGVYRQLCNVHPEMEAFIVVLDNPFFAATGPDGRFAIKGVPPGSYVLKVWSEKLSAPNQNVKVTAGQTTTLKLKLAR, encoded by the coding sequence ATGCCGAGCCGGTGCTGCACACCCATCGCGACCCGCACGCTGGGGCTTCTGCCCGGGGCGCTGACCTTCGTCGTGGCGCTCCTGGCCGCGGTGAGCCCATCGCGGCGCGCCGCCGCCGCCGACGCGACCGGCACGATCTCGGGTGAGGTCGCTGCGCGTTCCCCCAAGCTCAAAGCGGGCGTGGTGGTCTACCTCGAGAAGGTGCCGGGCGCGTCCACTCGGCCGGGCGCTCCGGTCACTATGGACCAGCGCAAGATGGTCTTCCTCCCGCACGTCCTGCCCATCGTGCGCGGGACCACGGTGCGCTTCCTCAACAGCGACGACGTGCGCCACAACATCTTCACCCCCGACGGGGACAAGTACAACCTCGGCACCTGGCCGAAGGGCGAGGTTCGCGTCCGGACCTTCACGCGCCCCGGGGTCTACCGCCAGCTCTGCAACGTGCACCCCGAGATGGAGGCCTTCATCGTCGTCCTCGACAACCCGTTCTTCGCCGCCACGGGGCCCGACGGGCGCTTCGCCATCAAGGGGGTCCCGCCCGGGAGCTACGTGCTGAAGGTCTGGAGCGAGAAACTCTCGGCCCCGAACCAGAACGTGAAGGTGACCGCCGGCCAGACCACGACCCTCAAGCTCAAGCTGGCGCGCTGA
- a CDS encoding peptidylprolyl isomerase encodes MPKVRFSTTMGDIVVQLDEEKAPLSVKNMLEYVEAKHYDGTVFHRVIDGFMIQGGGYDVELKKRPTRSPVENEGHNGLKNKRGSVAMARTPDVNSATSQFFVNVVDNDFLDHKDTTQEGYGYAVIGEVVEGMDVVDRIKAVPTGAKGSFSKDCPLEPVIIQSATVVE; translated from the coding sequence ATGCCTAAGGTTCGTTTTTCCACGACAATGGGGGACATCGTGGTTCAGCTCGACGAGGAAAAGGCGCCCCTGTCGGTCAAGAACATGCTCGAGTACGTCGAGGCCAAGCACTACGACGGCACGGTGTTCCACCGCGTGATCGACGGCTTCATGATCCAGGGGGGCGGCTACGACGTGGAGCTGAAGAAGCGACCCACGCGTTCCCCGGTCGAGAACGAGGGCCACAACGGCCTGAAGAACAAGCGCGGCAGCGTCGCCATGGCGCGCACCCCGGACGTGAACAGCGCCACCTCGCAGTTCTTCGTGAACGTAGTGGACAACGACTTCCTCGACCACAAGGACACCACGCAGGAAGGCTACGGCTACGCGGTGATCGGCGAGGTCGTCGAGGGGATGGACGTGGTGGACCGGATCAAGGCCGTCCCGACGGGGGCGAAGGGATCCTTCTCGAAGGACTGCCCGCTCGAGCCGGTGATCATCCAGTCGGCGACGGTGGTGGAGTAG